One window of Leguminivora glycinivorella isolate SPB_JAAS2020 chromosome 9, LegGlyc_1.1, whole genome shotgun sequence genomic DNA carries:
- the LOC125229759 gene encoding uncharacterized protein LOC125229759 isoform X2, with the protein MRTLILFAAIAALAWARPETYKETEEFQYSRSSSDEGSKSGYYGAQRGNVAGNYEKAHNMDSLAQHQMSGAINQVQGELGDASKTRAGSVYTAANTAGVYGSGYHDRTNLQGRNFGESSSSDSSHSSLSSAYNQHANSDWRSQSQHSGYGASSQLGQSSLHSGNLHAADATGYESNIGSNSRSSGYHSASGYQSHSGYNSQNYDQSQLQSGSLQAHGIGDQTRRYTIVTPVRIVARPGAQIAIPVYGEAGYDAHRAASSFDQSSSNRYTSHTAASSFDQNAINSEAEVLANNQQHIGSVPAPTGKHYSSSYNYQKAWERHSETTDAPVTVAPVVNPLSVNSELYEDAQGASANVYNSANRHNSYSGISGSSQSSHQAQADYRAQHNSHSAQSNTNSNAYTQGAYGSHSGLAPLVDGQPKNYQSSYSYHKSWEKQGDPYVIYPGSTGEASQRIVSGTKNSASSQRYGSQQDYTHGSAVDCDSLCRYRRSTRSANYYHDLGQQAQTAWDQSVSQQTQDFYQQQSQSAHLEDLGQQTQNLEDFSQNSQSAKLEDLGQQTQNLEDFSQHSQSAKLEDLGQQTQELKDFGQHSKPAKLEDLGQQTQKLEDFGQQTQQSWGNFQQQAQSEKLEDLGQQTQNLDNLSQQTQQSWSNNQQQRQSQNLEDFGQQTQESWR; encoded by the exons ATGAGGACTTTAATCCTCTTCGCGGCCATAGCGGCGCTGGCCTGGGCCAGACCAGAAACATACAAGGAAACCGAAGAGTTCCAATACTCCAGAAGCTCTTCAGATGAAGGAAGCAAATCCGGCTACTATGGTGCTCAAAGAGGTAACGTGGCAGGCAACTACGAAAAAGCACACAACATGGATTCTCTAGCCCAGCACCAAATGAGTGGAGCCATAAACCAAGTTCAAGGAGAACTAGGCGATGCTTCGAAAACTAGAGCTGGAAGCGTCTACACGGCTGCTAACACGGCAGGAGTCTATGGATCAGGCTATCACGATCGGACCAATCTTCAAGGAAGGAACTTTGGAGAAAGCTCATCTTCTGACAGCTCCCATTCTTCCTTGTCGTCGGCTTATAACCAGCACGCAAACTCTGACTGGAGAAGCCAATCTCAGCACAGCGGATACGGTGCATCAAGTCAGTTAGGTCAATCGTCACTGCATTCTGGAAATCTGCATGCCGCGGATGCCACTGGCTACGAATCTAATATTGGAAGCAACAGTCGTAGCTCTGGTTATCATTCAGCTTCTGGGTATCAATCTCACTCGGGATATAATTCCCAAAATTATGACCAAAGTCAGTTGCAGTCCGGAAGCTTACAAGCCCATGGAATCGGTGATCAAACTCGTCGTTATACCATAGTAACACCAGTACGGATCGTAGCAAGACCTGGAGCTCAAATAGCGATCCCTGTTTATGGAGAAGCTGGTTATGATGCTCACAGAGCTGCCTCATCCTTCGACCAAAGTTCTAGCAACAGGTATACCTCGCACACTGCAGCTTCTTCATTCGATCAAAATGCGATTAATAGCGAAGCTGAAGTTTTGGCTAACAACCAGCAGCATATCGGTTCCGTTCCAGCGCCTACTGGAAAGCATTACTCTTCCTCGTACAACTACCAAAAAGCTTGGGAAAGGCATAGTGAAACCACCGATGCACCAGTTACAGTTGCGCCTGTAGTTAACCCATTGTCTGTAAATAGTGAATTATATGAAGACGCTCAAGGCGCTAGTGCCAATGTGTACAATTCTGCCAATAGACACAACAGCTACTCGGGAATATCAGGATCAAGTCAATCGAGCCACCAAGCACAAGCAGATTATAGAGCCCAGCACAATTCCCACAGTGCTCAATCCAACACTAACTCAAATGCGTACACGCAAGGAGCTTACGGCAGCCACTCTGGACTCGCGCCTCTTGTAGATGGTCAGCCTAAAAACTACCAATCCTCTTATTCCTATCACAAGTCATGGGAAAAACAGGGAGATCCCTACGTAATCTACCCAGGGTCAACTGGAGAAGCTTCACAAAGAATTGTTTCCGGTACTAAAAACAGTGCTTCATCGCAACGTTATGGTTCCCAGCAAGATTACACTCATGGAAGTGCTGTAGATTGCGATAGTCTGTGCAGATACCGTCGTTCTACACGCTCTGCCAATTACTACCATGACCTCGGACAACAGGCGCAAACAGCTTGGGATCAAAGCGTTTCTCAACAGACTCAAGATTTTTACCAGCAACAAAGCCAGTCTGCACACCTAGAAGACCTAGGACAACAAACACAAAATCTCGAGGATTTCAGTCAAAACAGCCAGTCAGCTAAACTTGAAGACCTAGGGCAACAAACACAGAACCTTGAAGATTTCAGTCAACACAGCCAGTCAGCTAAGCTTGAAGACTTAGGGCAGCAGACACAAGAACTCAAAGATTTCGGTCAACACAGCAAGCCAGCTAAACTTGAAGACCTAGGGCAGCAGACACAAAAACTCGAAGATTTTGGTCAACAAACGCAACAATCGTGGGGTAACTTTCAACAGCAGGCCCAATCCGAGAAACTTGAAGACCTAGGGCAACAGACTCAAAACCTTGATAACCTTAGTCAGCAAACACAACAATCTTGGAGTAACAATCAACAGCAGAGACAATCTCAAAATCTGGAAGATTTTGGACAGCAAACACAGG AGTCATGGCGTTAG
- the LOC125229761 gene encoding uncharacterized protein LOC125229761, whose translation MLYFRCGLVILATTYIVSLCSQIAKETNSLDTGFTLLYVASGAIAGKIIYDRYRQIHILGSLTPNPNVTSFANKISSLSASLLSLGFLVYLFLFLLKVDSYGLTALSIFICGFGTLYIWMQSLITTYLSTLYYDKGLTTLRQYLANVSFLVLLVMAIFGTLVSVIPKGRPSGVHACLVVTSMCSYVLTAIFCVFILSFEKEYEYFSDGLRSEMLLDDACSVTSGSFSDISIFGTQQSNPSTVFIKGNPASTKSS comes from the exons ATGTTGTATTTTAGGTGTGGGTTGGTAATTTTAGCAACTACATACATTGTGTC ACTTTGTTCTCAGATTGCGAAAGAAACAAACTCTTTAGACACAGGATTCACATTGCTCTATGTGGCCAGCGGAGCTATAG CTGGAAAAATCATCTATGACCGTTACCGACAGATCCACATACTAGGCTCGCTAACCCCCAACCCGAATGTGACTTCCTTCGCAAATAAGATATCTTCCCTCTCGGCCTCACTCCTCTCGTTGGGCTTCCTGGTTTATCTgtttctatttttattgaag GTTGATAGTTATGGCCTGACGGCGCTGAGTATTTTTATATGCGGTTTTGGCACGTTATACATATGGATGCAG AGCTTGATCACGACATACCTCTCGACGTTGTACTACGACAAGGGTCTGACTACTCTCCGACAATACCTGGCTAATGTGAGCTTTCTAGTTCTACTTGTTATGGCGATATTTGGCACTCTCGTCTCCGTTATACCTAAAG GTAGACCGAGCGGAGTGCACGCTTGTCTTGTTGTCACTTCCATGTGTAGTTACGTGTTGACTGCTATATTTTGCGTGTTTATACTGTCTTTTGAAAAAGAGTACGAATATTTTTctgat GGTTTACGTTCGGAGATGCTGCTAGATGACGCTTGTTCAGTAACAAGCGGGTCCTTCTCGGACATTAGCATATTTGGGACCCAACAATCGAACCCCAGTACAGTCTTCATAAAGGGCAACCCCGCATCCACCAAGTCGTCTTGA
- the LOC125229759 gene encoding GATA zinc finger domain-containing protein 14-like isoform X1 produces MRTLILFAAIAALAWARPETYKETEEFQYSRSSSDEGSKSGYYGAQRGNVAGNYEKAHNMDSLAQHQMSGAINQVQGELGDASKTRAGSVYTAANTAGVYGSGYHDRTNLQGRNFGESSSSDSSHSSLSSAYNQHANSDWRSQSQHSGYGASSQLGQSSLHSGNLHAADATGYESNIGSNSRSSGYHSASGYQSHSGYNSQNYDQSQLQSGSLQAHGIGDQTRRYTIVTPVRIVARPGAQIAIPVYGEAGYDAHRAASSFDQSSSNRYTSHTAASSFDQNAINSEAEVLANNQQHIGSVPAPTGKHYSSSYNYQKAWERHSETTDAPVTVAPVVNPLSVNSELYEDAQGASANVYNSANRHNSYSGISGSSQSSHQAQADYRAQHNSHSAQSNTNSNAYTQGAYGSHSGLAPLVDGQPKNYQSSYSYHKSWEKQGDPYVIYPGSTGEASQRIVSGTKNSASSQRYGSQQDYTHGSAVDCDSLCRYRRSTRSANYYHDLGQQAQTAWDQSVSQQTQDFYQQQSQSAHLEDLGQQTQNLEDFSQNSQSAKLEDLGQQTQNLEDFSQHSQSAKLEDLGQQTQELKDFGQHSKPAKLEDLGQQTQKLEDFGQQTQQSWGNFQQQAQSEKLEDLGQQTQNLDNLSQQTQQSWSNNQQQRQSQNLEDFGQQTQGKWHESNHKFESNLDDLGQQTQQSWSNIEQQASRQNLDNFNHQTQSHQSEQSFGNFDNFGQQTQDKWDSLGHQTQQAEDFGQQAHSNWDDLDQLGQQVQTQWHDINTINKTKHTDTNTEHQTQIGSVNELKPNREHAGNTQITSHKERPGANNPADLEFWGLTNNQKHENNHYHNQHSYNNHNSYSNSQSHGVSWGQHVNNNNAQSSHNNPLQSIWDKLDNMEEQSEHSSKEDQQHTEYQNSQHSYGQESTYQQGSNWESSNSSHHWNQEQTHGSGYQPSIIFNSTIDKPKNDKLPKEVVPEKPKDDKDDETPEEPEPEEVGRGDIGAEGTSKPTPKTVQNSQTYTTHLKPEKSPEEIEALSLSRGTEKYTTESDSLSVLSISQQKWLEEQRQRATQELHQISGSKSTTTSTTTPRSSTPNHSHSGGQFLGQPEEIEEHKIQQSEDKHKDDYNLQQHQQHQVQQFQNVNQHNQNSNQHTQNYDQQNTEQQFQDFGQQTQDLNQQNLQEFTNLSQQSQNFDQQNTEDFGQQPQDLSQQSLQQFHHSSQHTQKHDQQNTEQQFEDFGQQTQDLSKQNLQNFVNLGQQSQTFDQQNTEDFGQQTQDLSQQNLQQFHHSGQHTQTRDHQNTEQQFEDFGQQTQDLSQQNLQDFANLGQQSQTFDQQNTDDFGQQTQDLDQQNLQQFSNFEQHRQSSYSHEAREFASHSNPQVVQETKITPVSEHGSQTNPKQEVEIVSPSVTTEKPGFWKSVGNKFTSAKDSVASWFKRS; encoded by the coding sequence ATGAGGACTTTAATCCTCTTCGCGGCCATAGCGGCGCTGGCCTGGGCCAGACCAGAAACATACAAGGAAACCGAAGAGTTCCAATACTCCAGAAGCTCTTCAGATGAAGGAAGCAAATCCGGCTACTATGGTGCTCAAAGAGGTAACGTGGCAGGCAACTACGAAAAAGCACACAACATGGATTCTCTAGCCCAGCACCAAATGAGTGGAGCCATAAACCAAGTTCAAGGAGAACTAGGCGATGCTTCGAAAACTAGAGCTGGAAGCGTCTACACGGCTGCTAACACGGCAGGAGTCTATGGATCAGGCTATCACGATCGGACCAATCTTCAAGGAAGGAACTTTGGAGAAAGCTCATCTTCTGACAGCTCCCATTCTTCCTTGTCGTCGGCTTATAACCAGCACGCAAACTCTGACTGGAGAAGCCAATCTCAGCACAGCGGATACGGTGCATCAAGTCAGTTAGGTCAATCGTCACTGCATTCTGGAAATCTGCATGCCGCGGATGCCACTGGCTACGAATCTAATATTGGAAGCAACAGTCGTAGCTCTGGTTATCATTCAGCTTCTGGGTATCAATCTCACTCGGGATATAATTCCCAAAATTATGACCAAAGTCAGTTGCAGTCCGGAAGCTTACAAGCCCATGGAATCGGTGATCAAACTCGTCGTTATACCATAGTAACACCAGTACGGATCGTAGCAAGACCTGGAGCTCAAATAGCGATCCCTGTTTATGGAGAAGCTGGTTATGATGCTCACAGAGCTGCCTCATCCTTCGACCAAAGTTCTAGCAACAGGTATACCTCGCACACTGCAGCTTCTTCATTCGATCAAAATGCGATTAATAGCGAAGCTGAAGTTTTGGCTAACAACCAGCAGCATATCGGTTCCGTTCCAGCGCCTACTGGAAAGCATTACTCTTCCTCGTACAACTACCAAAAAGCTTGGGAAAGGCATAGTGAAACCACCGATGCACCAGTTACAGTTGCGCCTGTAGTTAACCCATTGTCTGTAAATAGTGAATTATATGAAGACGCTCAAGGCGCTAGTGCCAATGTGTACAATTCTGCCAATAGACACAACAGCTACTCGGGAATATCAGGATCAAGTCAATCGAGCCACCAAGCACAAGCAGATTATAGAGCCCAGCACAATTCCCACAGTGCTCAATCCAACACTAACTCAAATGCGTACACGCAAGGAGCTTACGGCAGCCACTCTGGACTCGCGCCTCTTGTAGATGGTCAGCCTAAAAACTACCAATCCTCTTATTCCTATCACAAGTCATGGGAAAAACAGGGAGATCCCTACGTAATCTACCCAGGGTCAACTGGAGAAGCTTCACAAAGAATTGTTTCCGGTACTAAAAACAGTGCTTCATCGCAACGTTATGGTTCCCAGCAAGATTACACTCATGGAAGTGCTGTAGATTGCGATAGTCTGTGCAGATACCGTCGTTCTACACGCTCTGCCAATTACTACCATGACCTCGGACAACAGGCGCAAACAGCTTGGGATCAAAGCGTTTCTCAACAGACTCAAGATTTTTACCAGCAACAAAGCCAGTCTGCACACCTAGAAGACCTAGGACAACAAACACAAAATCTCGAGGATTTCAGTCAAAACAGCCAGTCAGCTAAACTTGAAGACCTAGGGCAACAAACACAGAACCTTGAAGATTTCAGTCAACACAGCCAGTCAGCTAAGCTTGAAGACTTAGGGCAGCAGACACAAGAACTCAAAGATTTCGGTCAACACAGCAAGCCAGCTAAACTTGAAGACCTAGGGCAGCAGACACAAAAACTCGAAGATTTTGGTCAACAAACGCAACAATCGTGGGGTAACTTTCAACAGCAGGCCCAATCCGAGAAACTTGAAGACCTAGGGCAACAGACTCAAAACCTTGATAACCTTAGTCAGCAAACACAACAATCTTGGAGTAACAATCAACAGCAGAGACAATCTCAAAATCTGGAAGATTTTGGACAGCAAACACAGGGTAAGTGGCATGAGTcaaatcataaatttgaaagTAATTTAGATGACCTTGGCCAACAGACACAACAATCGTGGAGTAATATTGAACAACAAGCCAGTCGTCAAAACCTAGATAATTTTAACCATCAAACACAGAGCCATCAATCTGAACAATCTTTCGgaaattttgataattttgGGCAACAAACACAAGATAAGTGGGATAGTCTAGGTCACCAAACACAACAAGCTGAAGACTTTGGGCAACAGGCTCATAGTAATTGGGATGATTTAGATCAATTGGGACAACAAGTACAAACTCAATGGCAtgacataaatacaataaataaaacaaagcaCACAGACACAAACACAGAACATCAAACTCAAATTGGAAGTGTTAATGAGTTAAAACCTAACAGAGAACATGCTGGAAACACACAAATCACCTCCCATAAAGAACGCCCCGGTGCTAACAACCCTGCCGATCTTGAATTTTGGGGTCTCACCAATAATCAAAAGCATGAAAACAATCATTACCACAATCAACACagttataataatcataattcTTATTCAAATTCACAGAGTCATGGCGTTAGTTGGGGACAACATGTCAATAACAATAACGCGCAATCATCTCACAATAACCCCTTGCAAAGTATATGGGACAAACTAGACAATATGGAAGAGCAATCTGAGCATTCATCAAAAGAAGATCAGCAACATACTGAGTATCAAAATTCACAACACTCATATGGACAGGAAAGTACATATCAACAGGGAAGCAATTGGGAAAGTAGCAATAGTTCACACCATTGGAATCAAGAACAAACACACGGTTCAGGATACCAGCCTTCTATTATATTTAATAGTACAATCGATAAACCAAAGAACGACAAATTACCTAAAGAAGTTGTACCTGAAAAACCCAAAGATGACAAAGATGATGAAACACCTGAGGAACCTGAACCAGAGGAAGTTGGCCGCGGAGATATCGGAGCTGAAGGCACTTCGAAACCCACCCCAAAAACGGTTCAGAATTCTCAAACGTACACAACCCACTTAAAGCCAGAAAAGAGTCCTGAAGAAATAGAAGCATTAAGCTTATCTAGAGGCACTGAGAAATATACAACTGAATCAGATTCACTAAGTGTTTTAAGCATAAGTCAACAAAAGTGGCTTGAAGAACAACGGCAAAGAGCTACACAAGAATTACACCAGATAAGTGGTTCAAAATCAACAACAACAAGTACCACTACGCCACGTTCATCAACACCCAATCATAGTCATTCTGGTGGTCAGTTTTTGGGACAGCCAGAGGAAATTGAGGAgcataaaatacaacaatctgAAGATAAACATAAAGATGATTACAATTTACAACAACATCAACAACACCAGGTCCAACAGTTCCAGAATGTAAACCAGCACAACCAAAACAGTAATCAGCACACCCAAAACTACGACCAACAAAATACAGAACAGCAGTTCCAAGATTTTGGGCAACAAACCCAAGATTTAAATCAACAAAATCTACAAGAGTTTACTAATTTAAGTCAACAGAGCCAGAACTTTGACCAACAAAACACAGAAGACTTTGGACAGCAACCTCAAGATTTAAGTCAGCAAAGTCTTCAACAGTTTCACCATTCAAGTCAGCACACTCAAAAACATGACCAACAAAATACTGAACAACAATTTGAAGACTTTGGTCAACAAACACAAGATTTAAGCAAACAAAATCTACAAAACTTTGTTAATTTAGGTCAACAAAGCCAAACTTTTGACCAACAAAACACAGAAGATTTTGGACAGCAAACTCAAGATTTAAGTCAGCAAAATCTTCAACAGTTTCACCATTCAGGTCAGCACACCCAAACACGTGACCACCAAAATACTGAACAACAATTTGAAGACTTTGGTCAACAAACCCAAGATTTAAGccaacaaaatttacaagacTTTGCTAATTTAGGTCAACAAAGCCAAACCTTTGACCAACAAAACACAGACGACTTCGGACAACAAACTCAAGATTTAGACCAACAAAATTTACAACAGTTCTCCAATTTTGAACAACACCGTCAAAGCTCATATAGTCATGAGGCTAGGGAGTTTGCAAGTCATTCAAACCCGCAGGTAGTTCAGGAAACGAAGATCACTCCTGTCAGTGAGCATGGTTCCCAAACTAATCCTAAACAAGAAGTCGAAATTGTATCGCCCTCAGTGACAACAGAAAAGCCCGGATTTTGGAAATCAGTGGGCAACAAATTCACCAGTGCTAAAGACTCTGTTGCTTCATGGTTTAAAAGAAGTTGA